Proteins from one Megalopta genalis isolate 19385.01 chromosome 1, iyMegGena1_principal, whole genome shotgun sequence genomic window:
- the LOC117221516 gene encoding uncharacterized protein LOC117221516 isoform X1, giving the protein MESDQRGRASRASSTSSLGREVRCGCQYYQSDSLLPERRALISRPPSRTMQQPPAVRCSEHEYEPIAAPSPKPAVAPVVRITDTDVVPVADSDDSIDDRGRLPPELTQAGDVRLPLDGKIEDSAMEGRELVETGDTSEEIETPQQLQDRLEERFLSTATPGAESRTDAEVNTSQVDSLALEELPLRRGARGLPQRLKSQAGKLRSRLKNIHRPSFPFADRPKPEKVKSSVSSRSDRSRSERRPSRMERIRSSFSERPRFSLPDRPRFSLPDRSAFHLPERPKFNIKKPNIRLPNALTRAKKTPSDEQPSTESAGSRKNIFHFATYPRIFDKKSKAKPEYATSTPKDSRAQSAENATFPRTRKRRPSWAQRFEETTPYIDDDDDRPNTETAVQRSRPWRHPSIEDPRLSISMTEEGLAGLPWEEKRRLEQIRYMDYEESTERSDRQDAPRSETPRTEEESYERERAELEQRYKDTKKDIEEEVEEDWIPEEEPIEEFKPIPRSRSLEEMMRARQDGRFEGFATVDPRRYGVHKTPSEEEEEEYDDEMEEEEEPEASSAQSDREQQHSSGSSCDRRRRGVIEEIDFDVYFVQAGGIRPEDLNLRKYLTHEIRDDLGAGAGNALADEDLVPVPPARLNRNRALRKRLKEEFFEEKPPVRPERDPNRVRRSESADEQFRERTRSDSRHRIVYQAEGLQDVPLEPLDDIVVVKPVRRKSKSSQRSQSQGPLEPPRPPSPTPPPPVVPTRRKRSRKDPFATEERINGEPICNGHREWAEADGARGKSLPPVSTEHLLAEEEVYTAEEILAASVDNIEMRLREEEEYIPPVPVPPKRRSRSRGTSVAQDEDRTSHGAESLPEAGYVEEDIPPDDMDYGRDLSGYAIIEKREKPPRPPPPRRKKDKFATAPKPVPPKRPLRAYSTLGPGRTKDTEMLSETFVVGLEPTESAPYIEIDSDGGEHKDLRSTEVLSKMQRRPLPAPPRPPRTRKEKSLDRSVPLSQDFSMETTTATQTDPLPDDMIIEEEVTQAKLVVAPSSSGSQIMVSTERIPTPLSITAPPVPPLPLPQRSRKEDIPSSGFETVSLKAPSPARELESLEDRHLSAPDLEPSRETMTRDEEALIRSIRSALLSDEPVRISNLEVGDLRVDRLSVSQIDAGKIVASEVDALVVTTSELKNIGAGLEESLSPSIVKELIAIRSHLETVAAARAQEDSVERKTAVAEAKADIPVTERQSAPREPEDPASIRQRSPEDADRPASIEDQKVVNREIVEPGDSMSSITHTLTVAQVEVRELPVTHHTLTVSRVGPRDGAIHTPSSQSPQALENVEDKQLRISDSETPLSLSSATAKQPTVEESRPPPLSSTETTGEKTWEERVEATDSVPPPEFERLDAEPKDKEGSPDLIQPKRRKSRSRSPSPISISRTRQTASPVRSLPPAISVTPDTPDTVTSHGHGHGISSNEVQPQRAVISYSSYRELSDRESHRESSMSPTPSFPLGGTHLIAFPVSDVPAHFLSLTNHRQSSVEPSVTDSVRQLIRVLRVAVLKWTRRFVDHLSSVVGVDEAREKVRELELVLCALMVLIAGMLIFFFSNTRSVTHHHHWDYFNPPK; this is encoded by the exons ATGGAGTCGGATCAACGAGGACGCGCTTCGCGAGCCTCGTCGACGTCGAGCCTCGGCCGCGAGGTCCGTTGCGGCTGTCAGTACTACCAGAGCGACTCGCTTCTGCCGGAACGACGTGCTCTCATCAGTAGGCCGCCGTCCAGGACGATGCAGCAGCCACCTGCGGTCCGCTGCAG CGAGCACGAGTACGAACCGATCGCGGCGCCGTCGCCGAAACCGGCGGTGGCACCGGTCGTCCGGATCACCGACACGGATGTGGTGCCCGTCGCTGACAGCGACGACAGCATCGACGACCGAGGACGATTGCCGCCTGAGCTGACACAGGCCGGCGATGTCCGGCTGCCCTTGGACGGCAAGATCGAGGACAGCGCGATGGAGGGCCGGGAACTCGTCGAGACCGGCGACACCTCCGAGGAGATCGAGACCCCGCAGCAGCTGCAGGATCGGCTGGAGGAACGATTCCTCAGCACTGCCACGCCTGGTGCCGAGTCGAGGACCGACGCCGAGGTTAACACTAGTCAG GTAGACTCGTTGGCATTGGAAGAGCTGCCGCTGCGCCGCGGTGCTCGCGGTCTGCCTCAGCGGTTGAAGTCGCAGGCCGGCAAGCTGCGTTCACGTTTGAAGAACATTCATCGGCCGTCGTTCCCATTCGCGGACCGACCGAAGCCCGAGAAAGTCAAATCATCTGTCAGCAGCCGATCGGACAGGTCGCGATCCGAGAGGAGACCGAGCCGTATGGAGCGCATCAGATCGTCGTTCTCGGAACGTCCGAGATTCTCGTTGCCGGATCGCCCGAGATTCTCGTTGCCGGACCGGTCCGCGTTCCATCTACCGGAACGACCGAAGTTCAATATAAAGAAACCGAACATACGTCTGCCGAACGCTCTGACGCGCGCGAAGAAGACGCCGTCCGACGAGCAGCCGTCGACGGAGTCGGCCGGTTCCCGCAAGAACATCTTCCACTTCGCCACGTATCCGCGCATCTTCGACAAGAAATCGAAGGCCAAGCCCGAGTATGCGACATCGACGCCGAAGGACTCGCGGGCGCAATCCGCGGAAAACGCGACGTTCCCCAGAACGCGGAAGAGGCGGCCGAGCTGGGCGCAAAGGTTCGAGGAGACCACGCCGTAcatcgacgacgacgatgaccgACCGAACACGGAGACGGCTGTGCAGAGGTCGCGCCCTTGGCGGCACCCTTCGATCGAAGACCCCAGACTGTCCATCAGTATGACGGAGGAGGGACTGGCCGGGTTGCCCTGGGAAGAGAAGCGCAGATTGGAGCAAATCCGGTACATGGACTACGAAGAATCCACAGAGAGATCCGACCGGCAGGATGCTCCGCGATCGGAGACACCTAGAACCGAGGAAGAGTCCTACGAAAGAGAACGAGCCGAGCTGGAGCAGAGATACAAGGACACGAAGAAGGATATCGAGGAAGAGGTCGAGGAGGATTGGATACCGGAGGAAGAGCCGATCGAAGAGTTCAAACCCATTCCACGGTCACGGTCGTTGGAAGAGATGATGCGGGCCCGGCAGGACGGTCGTTTCGAAGGCTTCGCGACGGTCGACCCGAGGCGGTACGGGGTGCACAAGACACcgtcggaggaggaggaggaagagtaCGACGACGAGatggaggaagaagaagagccGGAGGCTTCGTCCGCTCAGTCGGACCGGGAGCAGCAGCACTCGAGCGGCAGCTCCTGCGACCGGCGGCGTCGCGGGGTCATCGAGGAGATCGACTTCGACGTGTACTTCGTCCAAGCTGGGGGAATCAGACCGGAGGATTTGAACctgcgcaagtatctgacgcacGAGATCAGAGACGATCTCGGAGCTGGCGCCGGGAACGCGCTAGCGGACGAAGACCTGGTGCCCGTTCCCCCGGCGCGTCTTAACCGGAACAGAGCGCTGCGGAAGCGACTGAAGGAGGAGTTCTTCGAGGAGAAGCCGCCGGTCAGGCCGGAAAGGGACCCGAACAGAGTGCGCAGAAGCGAGTCCGCGGACGAGCAGTTCCGCGAACGGACCCGAAGCGACTCCCGACACCGCATAGTGTACCAAGCGGAGGGCCTGCAAGATGTTCCGCTCGAGCCGTTGGACGACATCGTGGTGGTGAAGCCGGTACGCAGGAAGTCGAAGTCCTCTCAACGCAGCCAGTCCCAGGGGCCACTGGAGCCCCCACGACCTCCTTCGCCTACGCCGCCTCCGCCGGTGGTCCCCACTCGTCGGAAACGTTCGCGCAAGGACCCGTTCGCTACCGAGGAACGGATAAACGGCGAGCCGATTTGCAACGGTCACAGAGAATGGGCCGAAGCGGACGGAGCACGCGGAAAGTCGCTGCCGCCTGTATCCACCGAGCACCTGCTGGCCGAGGAGGAGGTGTACACTGCTGAAGAGATCCTAGCAGCCAGCGTGGACAATATCGAAATGCGTCTGCGAGAGGAGGAGGAGTACATACCACCGGTCCCGGTTCCGCCGAAGAGAAGGTCCAGGTCTAGAGGGACCTCCGTGGCTCAGGACGAGGACAGAACCTCGCACGGGGCTGAATCGCTGCCGGAAGCCGGCTACGTGGAAGAGGACATCCCGCCGGACGACATGGACTACGGGCGAGACTTGTCTGGCTACGCGATCATCGAGAAGCGCGAGAAACCACCCAGACCTCCGCCACCGAGGCGGAAAAAGGACAAGTTTGCCACCGCGCCGAAACCTGTTCCTCCGAAACGACCTCTACGCGCTTATAGTACACTGGGTCCTGGGAGGACCAAAGACACCGAGATGCTGTCGGAGACCTTTGTCGTGGGCCTGGAGCCAACCGAGTCCGCGCCCTACATCGAGATAGACTCCGACGGCGGGGAGCACAAGGACCTGCGCAGCACAGAGGTGCTCAGCAAGATGCAAAGGCGACCTTTGCCCGCTCCGCCAAGGCCCCCTAGAACCAGGAAAGAGAAATCGCTCGATCGGTCCGTGCCCCTCAGTCAAGACTTCTCCATGGAGACCACGACGGCCACGCAGACGGACCCATTGCCCGACGACATGATCATCGAGGAGGAGGTCACGCAGGCGAAGCTGGTCGTCGCGCCGTCCAGCTCCGGCTCCCAGATCATGGTGTCCACCGAAAGAATACCAACCCCTTTGAGCATAACCGCTCCGCCTGTTCCTCCGTTGCCGTTGCCACAACGCTCGCGCAAAGAGGACATACCCAGTTCCGGCTTCGAGACCGTTTCGTTGAAGGCCCCATCCCCCGCGAGAGAGCTGGAGAGCTTAGAGGACAGACACTTGTCCGCGCCGGATCTGGAACCAAGTCGCGAGACAATGACGAGGGACGAAGAGGCGCTGATACGGTCGATCCGCTCTGCTTTACTGTCCGACGAGCCTGTCAGGATCAGCAACCTCGAGGTGGGTGACTTGCGAGTGGATCGACTGAGCGTGTCGCAGATTGACGCGGGCAAGATCGTCGCGTCCGAGGTGGACGCGTTGGTGGTCACCACCTCCGAGTTGAAGAACATCGGGGCTGGGCTGGAGGAGAGCTTGTCCCCGTCGATCGTGAAGGAACTGATCGCCATAAGAAGCCACTTGGAGACCGTGGCGGCAGCTCGGGCCCAGGAGGACTCGGTAGAGAGGAAAACGGCCGTGGCAGAGGCCAAGGCAGACATTCCCGTTACAGAGAGGCAGAGCGCTCCTCGGGAACCGGAGGACCCGGCGAGCATCCGTCAGCGGAGCCCCGAGGACGCCGACAGACCGGCGTCGATCGAGGATCAAAAGGTTGTTAACAGAGAGATAGTCGAGCCAGGGGACAGCATGTCATCCATAACACATACACTAACGGTCGCGCAGGTAGAGGTCAGGGAGTTGCCGGTAACACATCATACATTGACAGTCTCTCGTGTAGGACCGAGGGACGGAGCCATCCATACTCCTAGCTCACAATCACCCCAAGCCCTAGAGAACGTCGAAGATAAGCAGTTACGAATTTCTGATTCAGAAACCCCCCTTTCTTTGAGCTCGGCCACAGCCAAGCAACCCACCGTGGAAGAATCCCGCCCGCCCCCCCTCTCGTCCACAGAGACCACGGGAGAGAAGACCTGGGAGGAGCGAGTCGAAGCAACGGATTCGGTGCCGCCCCCGGAATTCGAGAGACTGGACGCGGAACCCAAGGACAAGGAGGGCTCTCCCGACCTGATACAGCCGAAGCGCCGCAAGTCCAGGTCGCGGTCACCGTCTCCCATCAGTATCTCCCGGACCAGGCAGACCGCGTCACCCGTGAGGTCCCTCCCACCTGCCATTTCCGTCACACCCGACACACCGGACACCGTGACGAGTCATGGTCACGGTCATGGCATATCGAGCAACGAGGTGCAACCGCAACGCGCCGTCATCTCTTACTCCTCCTACAGGGAGCTTTCCGACAGGGAAAGCCACAGAGAGTCCTCCATGTCCCCCACACCCTCGTTCCCGTTAGGCGGCACCCATCTGATAGCGTTCCCGGTGTCGGACGTCCCGGCCCACTTTCTTTCTCTGACGAATCACCGGCAATCGAGTGTCGAGCCCAGTGTTACCGACAGCGTAAGACAATTGATCAGAGTCCTCCGTGTGGCGGTCTTGAAATGGACCAGGCGATTCGTGGATCATTTGTCGTCCGTGGTGGGCGTCGACGAGGCCAGGGAGAAAGTTCGCGAGTTAGAGCTGGTGTTGTGCGCTCTGATGGTCCTGATCGCGGGCATGCTGATATTCTTCTTCAGCAACACGAGATCGGTCACCCATCATCATCACTGGGATTACTTCAATCCGCCCAAATAG
- the LOC117221516 gene encoding uncharacterized protein LOC117221516 isoform X2, translating into MGTPVSMIDARRSGMMTATGAEWAARILKIDRGEHEYEPIAAPSPKPAVAPVVRITDTDVVPVADSDDSIDDRGRLPPELTQAGDVRLPLDGKIEDSAMEGRELVETGDTSEEIETPQQLQDRLEERFLSTATPGAESRTDAEVNTSQVDSLALEELPLRRGARGLPQRLKSQAGKLRSRLKNIHRPSFPFADRPKPEKVKSSVSSRSDRSRSERRPSRMERIRSSFSERPRFSLPDRPRFSLPDRSAFHLPERPKFNIKKPNIRLPNALTRAKKTPSDEQPSTESAGSRKNIFHFATYPRIFDKKSKAKPEYATSTPKDSRAQSAENATFPRTRKRRPSWAQRFEETTPYIDDDDDRPNTETAVQRSRPWRHPSIEDPRLSISMTEEGLAGLPWEEKRRLEQIRYMDYEESTERSDRQDAPRSETPRTEEESYERERAELEQRYKDTKKDIEEEVEEDWIPEEEPIEEFKPIPRSRSLEEMMRARQDGRFEGFATVDPRRYGVHKTPSEEEEEEYDDEMEEEEEPEASSAQSDREQQHSSGSSCDRRRRGVIEEIDFDVYFVQAGGIRPEDLNLRKYLTHEIRDDLGAGAGNALADEDLVPVPPARLNRNRALRKRLKEEFFEEKPPVRPERDPNRVRRSESADEQFRERTRSDSRHRIVYQAEGLQDVPLEPLDDIVVVKPVRRKSKSSQRSQSQGPLEPPRPPSPTPPPPVVPTRRKRSRKDPFATEERINGEPICNGHREWAEADGARGKSLPPVSTEHLLAEEEVYTAEEILAASVDNIEMRLREEEEYIPPVPVPPKRRSRSRGTSVAQDEDRTSHGAESLPEAGYVEEDIPPDDMDYGRDLSGYAIIEKREKPPRPPPPRRKKDKFATAPKPVPPKRPLRAYSTLGPGRTKDTEMLSETFVVGLEPTESAPYIEIDSDGGEHKDLRSTEVLSKMQRRPLPAPPRPPRTRKEKSLDRSVPLSQDFSMETTTATQTDPLPDDMIIEEEVTQAKLVVAPSSSGSQIMVSTERIPTPLSITAPPVPPLPLPQRSRKEDIPSSGFETVSLKAPSPARELESLEDRHLSAPDLEPSRETMTRDEEALIRSIRSALLSDEPVRISNLEVGDLRVDRLSVSQIDAGKIVASEVDALVVTTSELKNIGAGLEESLSPSIVKELIAIRSHLETVAAARAQEDSVERKTAVAEAKADIPVTERQSAPREPEDPASIRQRSPEDADRPASIEDQKVVNREIVEPGDSMSSITHTLTVAQVEVRELPVTHHTLTVSRVGPRDGAIHTPSSQSPQALENVEDKQLRISDSETPLSLSSATAKQPTVEESRPPPLSSTETTGEKTWEERVEATDSVPPPEFERLDAEPKDKEGSPDLIQPKRRKSRSRSPSPISISRTRQTASPVRSLPPAISVTPDTPDTVTSHGHGHGISSNEVQPQRAVISYSSYRELSDRESHRESSMSPTPSFPLGGTHLIAFPVSDVPAHFLSLTNHRQSSVEPSVTDSVRQLIRVLRVAVLKWTRRFVDHLSSVVGVDEAREKVRELELVLCALMVLIAGMLIFFFSNTRSVTHHHHWDYFNPPK; encoded by the exons ATGGGAACACCGGTGTCGATGATCGACGCTCGGCGATCGGGGATGATGACGGCGACCGGCGCTGAGTGGGCTGCGAGGATTCTTAAGATTGATCGAGG CGAGCACGAGTACGAACCGATCGCGGCGCCGTCGCCGAAACCGGCGGTGGCACCGGTCGTCCGGATCACCGACACGGATGTGGTGCCCGTCGCTGACAGCGACGACAGCATCGACGACCGAGGACGATTGCCGCCTGAGCTGACACAGGCCGGCGATGTCCGGCTGCCCTTGGACGGCAAGATCGAGGACAGCGCGATGGAGGGCCGGGAACTCGTCGAGACCGGCGACACCTCCGAGGAGATCGAGACCCCGCAGCAGCTGCAGGATCGGCTGGAGGAACGATTCCTCAGCACTGCCACGCCTGGTGCCGAGTCGAGGACCGACGCCGAGGTTAACACTAGTCAG GTAGACTCGTTGGCATTGGAAGAGCTGCCGCTGCGCCGCGGTGCTCGCGGTCTGCCTCAGCGGTTGAAGTCGCAGGCCGGCAAGCTGCGTTCACGTTTGAAGAACATTCATCGGCCGTCGTTCCCATTCGCGGACCGACCGAAGCCCGAGAAAGTCAAATCATCTGTCAGCAGCCGATCGGACAGGTCGCGATCCGAGAGGAGACCGAGCCGTATGGAGCGCATCAGATCGTCGTTCTCGGAACGTCCGAGATTCTCGTTGCCGGATCGCCCGAGATTCTCGTTGCCGGACCGGTCCGCGTTCCATCTACCGGAACGACCGAAGTTCAATATAAAGAAACCGAACATACGTCTGCCGAACGCTCTGACGCGCGCGAAGAAGACGCCGTCCGACGAGCAGCCGTCGACGGAGTCGGCCGGTTCCCGCAAGAACATCTTCCACTTCGCCACGTATCCGCGCATCTTCGACAAGAAATCGAAGGCCAAGCCCGAGTATGCGACATCGACGCCGAAGGACTCGCGGGCGCAATCCGCGGAAAACGCGACGTTCCCCAGAACGCGGAAGAGGCGGCCGAGCTGGGCGCAAAGGTTCGAGGAGACCACGCCGTAcatcgacgacgacgatgaccgACCGAACACGGAGACGGCTGTGCAGAGGTCGCGCCCTTGGCGGCACCCTTCGATCGAAGACCCCAGACTGTCCATCAGTATGACGGAGGAGGGACTGGCCGGGTTGCCCTGGGAAGAGAAGCGCAGATTGGAGCAAATCCGGTACATGGACTACGAAGAATCCACAGAGAGATCCGACCGGCAGGATGCTCCGCGATCGGAGACACCTAGAACCGAGGAAGAGTCCTACGAAAGAGAACGAGCCGAGCTGGAGCAGAGATACAAGGACACGAAGAAGGATATCGAGGAAGAGGTCGAGGAGGATTGGATACCGGAGGAAGAGCCGATCGAAGAGTTCAAACCCATTCCACGGTCACGGTCGTTGGAAGAGATGATGCGGGCCCGGCAGGACGGTCGTTTCGAAGGCTTCGCGACGGTCGACCCGAGGCGGTACGGGGTGCACAAGACACcgtcggaggaggaggaggaagagtaCGACGACGAGatggaggaagaagaagagccGGAGGCTTCGTCCGCTCAGTCGGACCGGGAGCAGCAGCACTCGAGCGGCAGCTCCTGCGACCGGCGGCGTCGCGGGGTCATCGAGGAGATCGACTTCGACGTGTACTTCGTCCAAGCTGGGGGAATCAGACCGGAGGATTTGAACctgcgcaagtatctgacgcacGAGATCAGAGACGATCTCGGAGCTGGCGCCGGGAACGCGCTAGCGGACGAAGACCTGGTGCCCGTTCCCCCGGCGCGTCTTAACCGGAACAGAGCGCTGCGGAAGCGACTGAAGGAGGAGTTCTTCGAGGAGAAGCCGCCGGTCAGGCCGGAAAGGGACCCGAACAGAGTGCGCAGAAGCGAGTCCGCGGACGAGCAGTTCCGCGAACGGACCCGAAGCGACTCCCGACACCGCATAGTGTACCAAGCGGAGGGCCTGCAAGATGTTCCGCTCGAGCCGTTGGACGACATCGTGGTGGTGAAGCCGGTACGCAGGAAGTCGAAGTCCTCTCAACGCAGCCAGTCCCAGGGGCCACTGGAGCCCCCACGACCTCCTTCGCCTACGCCGCCTCCGCCGGTGGTCCCCACTCGTCGGAAACGTTCGCGCAAGGACCCGTTCGCTACCGAGGAACGGATAAACGGCGAGCCGATTTGCAACGGTCACAGAGAATGGGCCGAAGCGGACGGAGCACGCGGAAAGTCGCTGCCGCCTGTATCCACCGAGCACCTGCTGGCCGAGGAGGAGGTGTACACTGCTGAAGAGATCCTAGCAGCCAGCGTGGACAATATCGAAATGCGTCTGCGAGAGGAGGAGGAGTACATACCACCGGTCCCGGTTCCGCCGAAGAGAAGGTCCAGGTCTAGAGGGACCTCCGTGGCTCAGGACGAGGACAGAACCTCGCACGGGGCTGAATCGCTGCCGGAAGCCGGCTACGTGGAAGAGGACATCCCGCCGGACGACATGGACTACGGGCGAGACTTGTCTGGCTACGCGATCATCGAGAAGCGCGAGAAACCACCCAGACCTCCGCCACCGAGGCGGAAAAAGGACAAGTTTGCCACCGCGCCGAAACCTGTTCCTCCGAAACGACCTCTACGCGCTTATAGTACACTGGGTCCTGGGAGGACCAAAGACACCGAGATGCTGTCGGAGACCTTTGTCGTGGGCCTGGAGCCAACCGAGTCCGCGCCCTACATCGAGATAGACTCCGACGGCGGGGAGCACAAGGACCTGCGCAGCACAGAGGTGCTCAGCAAGATGCAAAGGCGACCTTTGCCCGCTCCGCCAAGGCCCCCTAGAACCAGGAAAGAGAAATCGCTCGATCGGTCCGTGCCCCTCAGTCAAGACTTCTCCATGGAGACCACGACGGCCACGCAGACGGACCCATTGCCCGACGACATGATCATCGAGGAGGAGGTCACGCAGGCGAAGCTGGTCGTCGCGCCGTCCAGCTCCGGCTCCCAGATCATGGTGTCCACCGAAAGAATACCAACCCCTTTGAGCATAACCGCTCCGCCTGTTCCTCCGTTGCCGTTGCCACAACGCTCGCGCAAAGAGGACATACCCAGTTCCGGCTTCGAGACCGTTTCGTTGAAGGCCCCATCCCCCGCGAGAGAGCTGGAGAGCTTAGAGGACAGACACTTGTCCGCGCCGGATCTGGAACCAAGTCGCGAGACAATGACGAGGGACGAAGAGGCGCTGATACGGTCGATCCGCTCTGCTTTACTGTCCGACGAGCCTGTCAGGATCAGCAACCTCGAGGTGGGTGACTTGCGAGTGGATCGACTGAGCGTGTCGCAGATTGACGCGGGCAAGATCGTCGCGTCCGAGGTGGACGCGTTGGTGGTCACCACCTCCGAGTTGAAGAACATCGGGGCTGGGCTGGAGGAGAGCTTGTCCCCGTCGATCGTGAAGGAACTGATCGCCATAAGAAGCCACTTGGAGACCGTGGCGGCAGCTCGGGCCCAGGAGGACTCGGTAGAGAGGAAAACGGCCGTGGCAGAGGCCAAGGCAGACATTCCCGTTACAGAGAGGCAGAGCGCTCCTCGGGAACCGGAGGACCCGGCGAGCATCCGTCAGCGGAGCCCCGAGGACGCCGACAGACCGGCGTCGATCGAGGATCAAAAGGTTGTTAACAGAGAGATAGTCGAGCCAGGGGACAGCATGTCATCCATAACACATACACTAACGGTCGCGCAGGTAGAGGTCAGGGAGTTGCCGGTAACACATCATACATTGACAGTCTCTCGTGTAGGACCGAGGGACGGAGCCATCCATACTCCTAGCTCACAATCACCCCAAGCCCTAGAGAACGTCGAAGATAAGCAGTTACGAATTTCTGATTCAGAAACCCCCCTTTCTTTGAGCTCGGCCACAGCCAAGCAACCCACCGTGGAAGAATCCCGCCCGCCCCCCCTCTCGTCCACAGAGACCACGGGAGAGAAGACCTGGGAGGAGCGAGTCGAAGCAACGGATTCGGTGCCGCCCCCGGAATTCGAGAGACTGGACGCGGAACCCAAGGACAAGGAGGGCTCTCCCGACCTGATACAGCCGAAGCGCCGCAAGTCCAGGTCGCGGTCACCGTCTCCCATCAGTATCTCCCGGACCAGGCAGACCGCGTCACCCGTGAGGTCCCTCCCACCTGCCATTTCCGTCACACCCGACACACCGGACACCGTGACGAGTCATGGTCACGGTCATGGCATATCGAGCAACGAGGTGCAACCGCAACGCGCCGTCATCTCTTACTCCTCCTACAGGGAGCTTTCCGACAGGGAAAGCCACAGAGAGTCCTCCATGTCCCCCACACCCTCGTTCCCGTTAGGCGGCACCCATCTGATAGCGTTCCCGGTGTCGGACGTCCCGGCCCACTTTCTTTCTCTGACGAATCACCGGCAATCGAGTGTCGAGCCCAGTGTTACCGACAGCGTAAGACAATTGATCAGAGTCCTCCGTGTGGCGGTCTTGAAATGGACCAGGCGATTCGTGGATCATTTGTCGTCCGTGGTGGGCGTCGACGAGGCCAGGGAGAAAGTTCGCGAGTTAGAGCTGGTGTTGTGCGCTCTGATGGTCCTGATCGCGGGCATGCTGATATTCTTCTTCAGCAACACGAGATCGGTCACCCATCATCATCACTGGGATTACTTCAATCCGCCCAAATAG
- the Nelf-E gene encoding negative elongation factor E, with the protein MQNMVYLHFPSNLTEEELMLQAKYNKLKRKKKALQDLKAPKQEVERIPQAPKRPTEARDAREVAKKLIKSGVITAPKTPKRPEQSFKRPRGLVRKLNSTEKTVSSYQPFSATQMEEEETETVRPRVKDLYDSFVSAQDTEDRASGDVQSPLKPETKPRAGNTIFVCGYKISEDFLKKHFATFGNIINISMEAEKNRGFVTFEKSEAAERAISEMDGSMVSSVQLKVSLARRQPIIEPMNDVTSSSMWSPIAANYSQKSAHKDRRDLKVYEEDLFV; encoded by the exons ATGCAAAACATGGTGTACTTACACTTCCCGTCGAATTTAACAGAGGAGGAGTTGATGTTACAAGCGAAGTACAACAAACTCAAAAGAAAG AAAAAGGCTCTGCAAGATCTGAAAGCACCGAAACAAGAAGTCGAAAGGATACCGCAAGCACCGAAACGACCAACAGAGGCAAGGGATGCCAGAGAAGTTgctaaaaaattgataaaatctgGAGTAATCACGGCTCCGAAGACTCCCAAAAGACCAGAACAATCGTTTAAAAGGCCACGTGGTTTAGTGAGAAAGTTAAATAGCACGGAGAAAACGGTTAGCTCTTATCAGCCATTCTCTGCGACACAAATGGAAGAGGAAGAGACAGAAACTGTGCGACCAAGAGTTAAAGATTTGTACGATAGTTTTGTAAGTGCACAGGACACAGAAGATCGTGCTAGCGGCGATGTACAATCACCATTAAAACCAGAAACGAAACCACGTGCTGGGAACACGATATTTGTCTGCGGTTATAAAATATCCGAGGATTTCTTGAAGAAGCATTTTGCAACGtttggaaatataattaatatttcaatgGAAGCGGAGAAAAA TAGAGGATTTGTGACATTTGAGAAATCTGAAGCAGCTGAAAGGGCGATAAGTGAAATGGATGGTAGTATGGTGTCCTCTGTTCAGTTGAAAGTGTCTTTAGCAAGGAGACAACCTATAATAGAACCTATGAACGATGTTACATCCAGCTCGATGTGGTCGCCTATTGCAGCGAATTACTCCCAAAAAAGTGCACACAAAGACAGGAGAGACCTAAAAGTATACGAAGAAGATCTTTTTGTGTGA